The window ATACCCCCGGTTAATAAGGTTTGATTGATCCGGAATGATGTTAGTAAGCGTATTATTTAAGTAAATAGCCAGTCCAAAATTAAGGATCCCGGGTTTAAGGGGTTTGTTATCACAGCATGGGATATAAAGATCGGATAGATTTATCAAAGTTACCTCAGCATATTGCTATTATTATGGATGGCAACGGCCGATGGGCAAAAGGTAAAGGCAAACTGCGTGTTTTTGGTCACCACAATGGGGTGATATCTGTAAGTGATGTGGTAGAAGGCGCTGGCGAAATAGGTATTAAATATCTTACCTTGTATACCTTCAGCGCCGAAAACTGGAACCGCCCTAAACTGGAGGTTGCCGCCATTATGGAACTGCTGGTAAGCACCATCAACAAAGAAATAAAAAAGCTGATGGAAAACAATGTGCGCCTGAACGCCATTGGCGACCTGGAGATGCTGCCCAAAAAATGCTATAAAGAGCTGATGGGGGCTATTGAAAAAACATCAAAAAACACAGGCTTAACGCTTACCCTTGCTTTAAGTTATGGTTCGCGCCGCGAAATTATGCAGGCTGCCCAAAAAGTAGCCGCCAAAGTATTGGCCGGCGAAATTAAAGTAGAGGATATAAATGAAGAAGTATTTGAGGATAACCTGTATACGGCCAACATGCCCGATCCTGAGTTGTTGATACGCACCAGCGGCGAATACCGTATAAGCAATTATCTGCTTTGGCAAATAGCGTATGCCGAACTTTATTTTACAACAAAACTATGGCCCGATTTCCGCAGGGACGATCTGTATGAAGCCATATTAGATTACCAGCAGCGCGAACGCCGGTTTGGCAAAACAAGCGAGCAGGTAAACTAAATTTTTAACTTTAACACTTTTTAACAACTGTATAAACTATTTTTAGCCACCAAAATATTCGGATGAATAAATATATTTTCGCTATTCTTTTTTCAGTGCTAAGTGCCGCGGCAATGGCCCAGGTTCCCGGTCAGCAAAGGCAGACGCTTAGCAGACCTATTTCGGCAGATAGTTTAAGTTACCTTAACCCTAAAGAGTATATTATAGGTGGTGTTACTGTTGCAGGCACTAAATACCTTGATAAAGACATCTTACTGCAAATATCAAAATTAACTAAAGGCGAGCATATCACCCTTCCGGGCGATGCATCGGCCAAGGTGATAAAGGACCTTTGGGACCAGGGCCTGTTTGATGATGTGAAACTGAACATCACCAAAATAGACCTCGATACCATCTTTTTACAAATTGCCATTCAGGAACGCCCCCGATTATCAAGGTTGCACTTAACCGGCATCCGCAAAGGCGAAATTGAAGATATCCAAAAAAAGCTGAATGATAAAACCGGGAAGATAGTTAACGAAAACCTGCTTAATACTACTACAGCTATCATTAAAAAGCATTTTAACGAGAAAGGCTACCTTAATACTACAGTAACCATTAAACAACGCCCCGACCCGGGAGATGCCAATAGTGTGATACTGGATGTAGCCATAGATAAGAAACAGAAAGTTAAAATAGCCCACGTTTATTTTGAAGGCAATAAAGCTTTTAGCGCTGCTAAATTAAAAGGCTACCTGAAAGATACCCGCGAGAAGAAGTTTTACCACGTATTTGGCTCGAAGAAATTTAAACAGGATAAATACGAAGAAGATAAGCAGACCCTTGTTGATAAAATGCAAAACAACGGTTACCGCGATGCTGAAGTTATAGCCGACTCTGTTTGGAAAAATGATGAGCGTACGGTTAATGTAAAAATTAAAGTTTACGAAGGCCCTAAATACTATTTCGGTAATATTAAATGGTCTGGTAACGCCCGTTACCCGGCAGACATTTTAAACCGGATATTGCGTATTAAAAAAGGTGATGTATTTAGTGAAGAAGAGCTTAATAAGCGCCTGAGTGGTGGCGGCCCAAGCGGCGATGACCTAAGCTCGTTATACCTGAACGACGGTTACCTGACCTATAACTCAGACCCTGTTCAAACCCGTATTTATAACGATACCGTTGATTTAGACATCCGCATATACGAAGGCCCGCAATACACTATTAACCGTGTAATATTAAAAGGTAACGATGTTACCAATGATAAGGTTGTACTACGCGAGCTGACCACTAAACCAGGTCAGAAATTCTCGAAAGAGGCTATTGTGCGCAGTACCCGTGAAATTTCGCAATTGGGTAACTTTGATGAAACCAAAATAGATCCTAAGCCAACCAACATTAACCAGCAGGATGGTACCGTGGATATTGTTTACAACGTGGTTGAAAAACCATCAGACCAGGTTGAGCTTTCCGGCGGTTTTGGCGGCGGGCAACTGGTGGGTACACTGGGTTTAACGTTCAACAACTTCTCGTTACGTAATATATTTAACCTTAAAGCGTATAAGCCGCTGCCAAAAGGCGACGGCCAGAAATTAAGTATACGCGGCCAGGCTAACGGTAAAAACTACCAAAACTATTCATTTACCTTCTCTGAACCATGGTTGGGTGGTAAAAAACCAATTTACTTTGCGTTAAGCGCCTATACACAGTTAAGTTCAACCGGTCAGTATTATGCAAAAAGCGATTCGCGTTACAACTTCCTGCGTATTAATGGTATTGGTGTAACCCTGGGTAAACGCTTAAGGTTCCCCGATAATTACTTCCAGTTAAACTACTCGTTAAACTTCGACCACTATAAACTGGATAACTTTACCGGTTACCTGTTTAGTAATGGTACATCGTTCAACATTAAATTAACGCAGGAATTAAGCCGTAACTCGCTTGATGCGCCTATATTCCCAACACAGGGTTCAAATATTAAATTTACGGTGCAGGCAACACCGCCGTACTCGTTATTTAACAGTACCAATTATGCTATTGCAACGCCTGAAGAACGCTACCATTTTGTAGAATACCACAAATGGAAGTTCGATGCGCAATGGTTCACCAAACTGCCGGGCAAGCTGGTGTTAATGACCCAGACACGCTTTGGCTTCCTGGGTTACTATAATAAAGCAGTAGGCCAGTCACCGTTCGAGCGCTTTAAACTGGGTGGCGATGGTATGCAGAGCTACCAGTTTTTACAGGGTAGCGAGATCATCGGGTTACGTGGTTACCAAAACTTCTCTATCGTTCCGGTGGGGTCAAACTATAACGAAGATAACAACCCGGGCAGCCCTATATACAATAAGTATACAGTTGAATTGCGCCAGCCAATTACGGCCAGCCAATCGGCCACTATATTTGTATTGGCTTTTGCCGAGGGTGGTAACGTGTGGAACAATTTTAATCAGTTCAATCCGTTTAATGTTCGGCGCTCAGTTGGTGTGGGCGCACGCATATTTCTTCCTATATTTGGTTTGCTGGGGCTTGATTATGGTTATGGGTTTGATAAGATACCGGGCATACCGGGTGCAAACAAAGGCCAATTCCATTTTTCAATTTCCCAAAGTTTAACTGGTGGATTTAATTAACTTTGAAAAGAGATTTATGAAGAAGATAATTTTTACCCTTGCCTTTACGTTTATGGCATTTGCCGGCGCGTTTGCGCAACGGTTTGGCTATGTTGATTCGGAATATATTTTAAAACATGTACCTGATTACGCATCGGCACAAAAACAGCTGAGCGTACTCTCTGAACAATGGCAAAAAGAGGTTGACAGCAGGTTTGGCGAGATAGACCGGTTGTATAAGGCTTATCAGGCCGATCAGGTGCTGATGACCGCTGACATGAAAAAACGCCGCGAGGCAGAGATTGTGGACAAAGAAAAAGCCGCTAAGGATTTTCAGCGCCAAAAATTTGGCCCCGATGGCGAACTGGCCCAGCGCAGCACACAATTAGTTAAACCAATACAGGATAAAGTAGCAAAGGCCGTGCAGGCCGTTGCCGAAACTGAAAGCCTGGATATGATATTTGACAAGAACAGCGAAACCATTATGTTATACGCTAACCCGCGTTATGATAAAAGCGCCGCGGTTATTACCCGCCTTGGATTAAAGCCGGGTGTTTTTGCAAAGTGAAAAATTTTATATAAAATAGCATAAATTAAAAAACAAAGAACAAGAAAAGATCAAATGAAAAAATTATTCAAAAGTGCTTTAGTTGCAGCATGTGTATTAATGACGACTGGTTTTGCACAGGCACAGAAAATCGGGTATCTTAACTTCCAGAATATAGTAACTGGTACAAGACAATTTGCCGATATACAAAAACAAATGGAAGCCTACCAAAACCAGTTTTTGGAAACTATAAAAGCAGTACAAGCCGAAGGACAAACCAAAGCTGCCGATTATGACGCTAAAAAAGCAACCATGACCGATGCCGTTCGTACTAAAGCTGAAAGCGAATTGCAGGACCTGAACAAACGTTTACAGGATTTGAACACCTCTGCCCAAAACTCTGTTCAGCAAAAATACAACGAGTTAACCAAACCATTGGTTGATAAAGTTAAAGCCGCTGTTAACCAGGTAGCTAAAGAGAAAGGTTATACTTATGTATTAGATTCATCGACAACTGATTTAGTGGTTGCCCCTGAAACTGACGACCTTACTGCTGCTGTGAAAGCTAAATTAGGCCCAGATATGGCACCTGCTACTTCAGCACCTGCCGTAAAAAAACCGTAATTAATTAAAAAATTAATAATTGAAAAGCGCCCCGGTAATTCAGGGCGCTTTTTTTAGTTTTGTTAAATGCCAGCTAAACAACCCATAGGTGTATTCGATTCCGGTTACGGCGGATTAACCGTATTCCGCTCTATTTTAAACGAATTGTCGGGGTACGATTACATTTACTTTGGCGATAACGCCCGTGCGCCCTACGGCAACCGATCGTTCCAAAGTATACATCAGTATACCTGGGAATGCGTGCAGTGGTTGTTTAAGCAAGGTTGCCCGCTGGTAATACTGGCGTGTAATACGGCATCGGCCAAGGCGTTGCGCACTATCCAACAGCGCGACCTGGCTTCGGTTGATCCTGCAAAACGGGTACTTGGTGTCATCCGTCCAACAGCTGAGGTGATAGGCAACTATACCAAAACCGGCGAGATTGGCGTATTGGGCACCAAAGGCACCGTGCAATCAGAATCGTACCTGAAGGAGATCGAACATTTTTTCCCCGAGATAAAAGTTTACCAGCAAGCTTGTCCGTTGTGGGTGCCGCTGGTGGAGAACGGCGAACATAACAAACCCGGCGCCGATTACTTTGTACAGCTTTACCTTGACCAAATACTGGCCCAGTCGCCAAATATTGATACGTTGTTGCTGGCCTGTACCCATTACCCGCTGATGCAGGAGAAAATAAAAGCCCACCTTCCCCAAAATATAAATGTAGTTGGGCAGGGCGATATTATTGCCAAAAGCCTCGTTGATTATCTGCAGCGCCATCCCGAAATAGAACAAAAACTCACCAAAGGCAATACGCAGCAATTCTACACTACTACTGATGATACCGCCGATTTTGACCACCATGCTTCATCATTTTTTGGCGAAGCGGTGAAGTCGGCATATGTTTCGATGAAATGAGCATCGCTACGATGTCATTTCGAACAAGGAACGAGGAGAAATCTTGTATATTGATACTTGTTGAACGTATAAGATTTCTCCCTACGGTCGAAATGACACAGGGAAGAATTAATACTCTACCAATTTAGTCAACTTAATCAAACTTAATCAACTAAAATCCCTGTGCATTTAGTAAGTTTGCAGGGAAATTAAAAACGCAGTTGACCAGCTATCTCATATACTTTAGCATAGCCCTTGGGTTGTTTGTATTTGCAGCCCTGTTTACCTTGTTTGGCGTATATGCCGAACGCAAAGTATCTGCCTTTATACAAGACCGTTTGGGGCCAACCGAGGTAGGTAAATTCGGCTCGCTGCAAACCATTGCCGATTTTCTGAAAATGCTCCAAAAAGAGCTGATCATTCCCGCTGCTGCGGATAAATGGCTTTTTATGGCAGCCCCCGCTATTATTTTTGTAGCGGTTTATTTAGGCTTTGCGGCCTTGCCCTGGGGGCCGGGACTGGCGCCATCGCACTTAAATTTAGGATTATATTATCTGCTGGCTATCGTCTCGGTTGAAACGCTGGGCATATTAATGGCCGGTTGGGGATCGAACAATAAGTATTCTATACTGGGCGCCATGCGTTCGGCAGCGCAAATCATCTCGTACGAGATACCTGCCGGCTTCGCGCTGATATCAGCCGTAATGATAGCGCAAACGCTTGATCTTCAGGTGATGTCTTATCAGCAGGGGATACTATCTTCCGAACATAGCAAGTTCCTGGGTATCTGGGATGTATCGGCCAATGGGGGGATACTAAGCTGGAATATTTTCCGGGCACCGCATCTCATCATTGCATTTGTGGTATACTTTATTGCTTCGCTGGCCGAGAGTAACCGCGCGCCGTTTGATATCCCCGAGGCTGAATCTGAACTGGTTGCCGGTTTCCATACCGAGTTTACCGGACTGCGGTTCGCCTTTGTGTTCTTAGCCGAATACAGCATGATGTTTTTGGTGAGTATGGTTGCCGTAATTGTATTTTTGGGCGCCTGGAATACACCGCTGCCCAACATAGGCCCGGTACACCTGGCAAACTGGACAACCGGAGCAATTTGGGGCATTGCCTGGGTGAGTATCAAAACATTATTACTGGTTGGTGTGCAAATGTGGATCAGGTGGACACTGCCCCGTTTCAGGGTTGACCAATTGATGAACCTATGCTGGAAAGTACTGACCCCACTGGCTTTTGCCTGTATGATTATCTCGGGCATATGGCGGATTTGGATGATGTAATTAGAATGTGCAGATGTGGGAATATGCAGATATGCAAACGAAAATATAAAATAAGATAGTGTGTGAAGTAACGGATTAATCTGTGAAATCATTAAATAAGAAATCGGTGGAATCAGGGAATATTATAAACGGTATCAAAACTGCATGGAAGGGGTTAGCGCTTACCATCAGACACCTTTTTGCGCCCAATTCAAAACGCCAGGTGCAAACCGTGGCTGCCGATAATTATTTCAAAAAACTGGAGGAAGGCACCAACACCATTCAGTATCCAAAACAGCAACTGCCTGTACCCGAGGTAGGGCGCTACCAATTGGATGTGGAAATAGACGATTGCATTGTATGCGACCTATGCGCCAAGATTTGCCCGGTTGATTGTATCACCATCGATTCGATAAAGGCTACTGAACTTATTGGCAATACATCCGACGGCAGCCCCAAGCGGCTATACGCTGCTAAGTTTGATATTGATATGGCCAAATGCATGTACTGCGGCTTGTGCACCATAGTTTGCCCTACCGAGTGCATTGTAATGACCAACCAATACGATAAAACGGTATTTGAACTAAGCGACCTGACCTACGAATTTTCGGATATGACGCCTGAGGAGGCCGCCGAAAAGCGTGCGTTGCTGGAAAAACAGCAAGCCGAGCGTGCTGCCGCTAAACTGGCGGCCATACAAAACAAGGAGGGCAGCGTATGAATTTAACCGTCGTTCTTTTTTACGTAATGGCTTTTATTACCATAGGCTCGGCATTGTATGTGGCTTATAGTAAGAGTTTGGTACGCTCGATATTTATGTTTTTTATTACGCTGTTCGGGCTGGCCGGTTTATACGTATTCGCCATGGCCGATTTTGTGGCGATAACCCAGATAGTAATTTATGTAGGCGGCATTTTGGTGCTAATACTGTTTGCCTTTATGCTATCGGGCCGCGAAACGTTGGACAGATTGAAAGATGCCAACACCAAATTTATCGGGTTTAAAAACTGGCCCTCGCTGTTGCTGGCGGTACTGTTTTTTATAGTGATGGTTAACGTGATATTAAAAGGAATGGCCAACGGTCTGCAATGGGTAAATGATGCGGCCTTGATAAATAATATTGTAATGCCAACCGATACCACAACCAGTAACCTGGGGGTTAATTTAATGACCCGCTACCTGCTGCCGTTCGAGGCTATTTCTATTTTGTTGATGATGGTGCTGGTAGGCGCGGCCCACCTGTCGCGGAAGGAGGGTGTGGAATGATCACCTTAACACATTTCCTCATTATTAGCGCGGTGCTGTTTTGTATAGGCTTGTATATGGTCATCAGCAAAAGTAACGCCATACAAGTATTGATAGGTATTGAATTGATACTGAATGCCGCCATACTAAACCTGGTGGCCTTTGGCCGTTATGATAAGCTAAACAACAACGGCCAAACCTTTGCCATTTTTGCCATAGTGCTGGCCGCGGCCACAACCGCTGTAGCTTTGGCTATTATATTGAATGTTTACCGTCGCTACAAAACCATTGAACCCGATAGCATTAACCAACTAAAAGACTGATGTTAAAAAGATTATTAATTGTTTTAT of the Mucilaginibacter boryungensis genome contains:
- a CDS encoding OmpH family outer membrane protein; this translates as MKKLFKSALVAACVLMTTGFAQAQKIGYLNFQNIVTGTRQFADIQKQMEAYQNQFLETIKAVQAEGQTKAADYDAKKATMTDAVRTKAESELQDLNKRLQDLNTSAQNSVQQKYNELTKPLVDKVKAAVNQVAKEKGYTYVLDSSTTDLVVAPETDDLTAAVKAKLGPDMAPATSAPAVKKP
- the murI gene encoding glutamate racemase; amino-acid sequence: MPAKQPIGVFDSGYGGLTVFRSILNELSGYDYIYFGDNARAPYGNRSFQSIHQYTWECVQWLFKQGCPLVILACNTASAKALRTIQQRDLASVDPAKRVLGVIRPTAEVIGNYTKTGEIGVLGTKGTVQSESYLKEIEHFFPEIKVYQQACPLWVPLVENGEHNKPGADYFVQLYLDQILAQSPNIDTLLLACTHYPLMQEKIKAHLPQNINVVGQGDIIAKSLVDYLQRHPEIEQKLTKGNTQQFYTTTDDTADFDHHASSFFGEAVKSAYVSMK
- a CDS encoding OmpH family outer membrane protein yields the protein MKKIIFTLAFTFMAFAGAFAQRFGYVDSEYILKHVPDYASAQKQLSVLSEQWQKEVDSRFGEIDRLYKAYQADQVLMTADMKKRREAEIVDKEKAAKDFQRQKFGPDGELAQRSTQLVKPIQDKVAKAVQAVAETESLDMIFDKNSETIMLYANPRYDKSAAVITRLGLKPGVFAK
- a CDS encoding isoprenyl transferase, which produces MGYKDRIDLSKLPQHIAIIMDGNGRWAKGKGKLRVFGHHNGVISVSDVVEGAGEIGIKYLTLYTFSAENWNRPKLEVAAIMELLVSTINKEIKKLMENNVRLNAIGDLEMLPKKCYKELMGAIEKTSKNTGLTLTLALSYGSRREIMQAAQKVAAKVLAGEIKVEDINEEVFEDNLYTANMPDPELLIRTSGEYRISNYLLWQIAYAELYFTTKLWPDFRRDDLYEAILDYQQRERRFGKTSEQVN
- the nuoK gene encoding NADH-quinone oxidoreductase subunit NuoK — translated: MITLTHFLIISAVLFCIGLYMVISKSNAIQVLIGIELILNAAILNLVAFGRYDKLNNNGQTFAIFAIVLAAATTAVALAIILNVYRRYKTIEPDSINQLKD
- the nuoH gene encoding NADH-quinone oxidoreductase subunit NuoH; protein product: MTSYLIYFSIALGLFVFAALFTLFGVYAERKVSAFIQDRLGPTEVGKFGSLQTIADFLKMLQKELIIPAAADKWLFMAAPAIIFVAVYLGFAALPWGPGLAPSHLNLGLYYLLAIVSVETLGILMAGWGSNNKYSILGAMRSAAQIISYEIPAGFALISAVMIAQTLDLQVMSYQQGILSSEHSKFLGIWDVSANGGILSWNIFRAPHLIIAFVVYFIASLAESNRAPFDIPEAESELVAGFHTEFTGLRFAFVFLAEYSMMFLVSMVAVIVFLGAWNTPLPNIGPVHLANWTTGAIWGIAWVSIKTLLLVGVQMWIRWTLPRFRVDQLMNLCWKVLTPLAFACMIISGIWRIWMM
- a CDS encoding NADH-quinone oxidoreductase subunit J family protein, translating into MNLTVVLFYVMAFITIGSALYVAYSKSLVRSIFMFFITLFGLAGLYVFAMADFVAITQIVIYVGGILVLILFAFMLSGRETLDRLKDANTKFIGFKNWPSLLLAVLFFIVMVNVILKGMANGLQWVNDAALINNIVMPTDTTTSNLGVNLMTRYLLPFEAISILLMMVLVGAAHLSRKEGVE
- the bamA gene encoding outer membrane protein assembly factor BamA, encoding MNKYIFAILFSVLSAAAMAQVPGQQRQTLSRPISADSLSYLNPKEYIIGGVTVAGTKYLDKDILLQISKLTKGEHITLPGDASAKVIKDLWDQGLFDDVKLNITKIDLDTIFLQIAIQERPRLSRLHLTGIRKGEIEDIQKKLNDKTGKIVNENLLNTTTAIIKKHFNEKGYLNTTVTIKQRPDPGDANSVILDVAIDKKQKVKIAHVYFEGNKAFSAAKLKGYLKDTREKKFYHVFGSKKFKQDKYEEDKQTLVDKMQNNGYRDAEVIADSVWKNDERTVNVKIKVYEGPKYYFGNIKWSGNARYPADILNRILRIKKGDVFSEEELNKRLSGGGPSGDDLSSLYLNDGYLTYNSDPVQTRIYNDTVDLDIRIYEGPQYTINRVILKGNDVTNDKVVLRELTTKPGQKFSKEAIVRSTREISQLGNFDETKIDPKPTNINQQDGTVDIVYNVVEKPSDQVELSGGFGGGQLVGTLGLTFNNFSLRNIFNLKAYKPLPKGDGQKLSIRGQANGKNYQNYSFTFSEPWLGGKKPIYFALSAYTQLSSTGQYYAKSDSRYNFLRINGIGVTLGKRLRFPDNYFQLNYSLNFDHYKLDNFTGYLFSNGTSFNIKLTQELSRNSLDAPIFPTQGSNIKFTVQATPPYSLFNSTNYAIATPEERYHFVEYHKWKFDAQWFTKLPGKLVLMTQTRFGFLGYYNKAVGQSPFERFKLGGDGMQSYQFLQGSEIIGLRGYQNFSIVPVGSNYNEDNNPGSPIYNKYTVELRQPITASQSATIFVLAFAEGGNVWNNFNQFNPFNVRRSVGVGARIFLPIFGLLGLDYGYGFDKIPGIPGANKGQFHFSISQSLTGGFN
- a CDS encoding NuoI/complex I 23 kDa subunit family protein codes for the protein MKSLNKKSVESGNIINGIKTAWKGLALTIRHLFAPNSKRQVQTVAADNYFKKLEEGTNTIQYPKQQLPVPEVGRYQLDVEIDDCIVCDLCAKICPVDCITIDSIKATELIGNTSDGSPKRLYAAKFDIDMAKCMYCGLCTIVCPTECIVMTNQYDKTVFELSDLTYEFSDMTPEEAAEKRALLEKQQAERAAAKLAAIQNKEGSV